The sequence below is a genomic window from Deinococcus depolymerans.
CCAGCATCGCAGATGCTGGCCAGGACGAAGCTGATGAATATTCCCCGAAGTACAGTTAGTATCAGGTCTTGGCCTTAGCCAGAGTTTCCACCGGCAGGAAAAGACGATTTTCAGAGTGTCCAAACGGTATAAATCCATAATGTAAGTAGAAATCTCGCGCATTGTCGTTTAGGGCATCGACCACCACCACGGCTATGCCCATCTCTTGACTCTGAGCGAGGATGCGCCCTAACGCGTCACCCAGCAATCGGCCACCTAGTTTCTGGCCTTTCAGGTCGTCAGCGAGCGCCAAGCGGCCAATCAGGCTTGCCGCCACGTCCGGGTAACGGGGGAGCTTCTTTCGCTTCGTTTCTGGTATGCCCTCCAATTGCACACTGGTGGCCGCCAACGTGTAGTAGCCGAGAATGCGCGCCGGTTCCTCTACCCGCGTCATTACATAAGCAGCTGCCGCGCGGCTCTTAATGTCCTGTGTTGCCTGTCTTTGCAAATACGTATCCAACGACGGCTCCCCACAGGAAAAACCCTGCCTGTCATGCACAGCAGGATTAAGCGGGATGAATTGCACAGGGGATTCTTCAGGCACAGGTTAATGTACTCGGTCAGCCGCCTTGCTACGCATCAAGTTGCGCAGGGCTTCGTTGGGTGCTGGCGGCGATAGAAGAGCTTCGACGAAACGGACACTCTGATCATGGGTCAGCTGGATCACGGCGTTATCGCGAATAACCTTCACTGCTTCCCGGTGCGCCACACTCGCCAGAAAATCCGATACCGTCACACCCTGCAAGTTAGCGGCGCTCTCAATAATTTCTTTTTGACGTCCAGGAACGCGAAATTCTAGGCGGGCGTCCTTGGCCGTTTTTTCTTTGGTTGCAGTCATTTCACCCCTCCTTCTTCGGCAAAGAAATGGCTAGGTTTTTTAGCCGAAGATTACTTCTAAAAAATAATGTACGGCAATTTGCCGGACAAATCAAGTGGGCGCAGGTGAATTTTCTCTACGACGGTAGGTACGCTTGATGAGCGCAACCTGCATGGCGTGCCTGAGCGCAAGTTCCGTGACCCATTCCTTGTCCTTGTAGGTGAAGGTCAGCGGTCCTGTGAACCTATGGCGCAGACAGGTGTTGGGCGTGTCGACATCCAGGACCTCGTGATCTGTTCTGGCGTGGGTGGGGCCTTGTGCACGAAGGTGCCGTTGGCCTAGAGCCGGTTTGGGAATTTCACGCCGCTCTGGGTGAGCAAATACCATGAAGAATGGCCTCTCAGACGTATGGTTCCGACCTCACCGATGACGAGAGGGCGCTGCTGAGCGAGGTGTGGCTCCCACGTGGCCTGACCCTAACACTTGGACACTTTCGAGTAGAGACTCGATTCAAGGACGAGCGTACACTGTCGTCTTCCCTTTTTCACCCGGCCGTCATCCCGACCACCGGTCTCCTTAGCCCACTCATCCGGTGTCCAGTGACCCAACGACGAAAGAGGCCGCCCAGTGTTGTGGAACGTACGCCAGGACTCCAGAACCACCTGAGCATGCAGCTGGCTTGCTCCGCAAAAACTGCATGGTGTGAAGTAGAGAGCCGGACTTGCCTGGGCCGACTCTTCTTCAAATACTGAGTCAGCCCATCGCGTTATAGCCTCAATCACCCGAAAAACCCCGTTAAGGATCTCATTGTCGTCCCAGTCGTTATGGACGCGAGCAGTCAAGGAAATTCAGAGATCGATGGGGAAGTTCGTACTTTTGATCTGACTCTGTTGGCGAATCCGGGTGAGGGCGCCCAGACTCCGCATCTCTCGTTGCCGCGTTGTGATTATCCGCCCCGCCGAACAGCGGTTTTCGAATTTGCCAACAAAGTCGATTGAGGCTACAGCGCCTCTCACAGTTTTGAGAGGGCTGACGATGTACCATTTGTACAAGTGGTACAGGCGTACCATTAGGATGCAGTGTCCCGACAGGGGCCCTACCAAGCTGCACCGCAACAAGGAGATACATGACAAAACATCCCACCAGTTCCTACCCGCCGAACAGCAGCAGCAGCCCGTACCGGTTGACTTAGCGCTTCGACAGGCCCGCATAAGGGGCGCCCGATTCAACCGCGTAAGCGGATCCGCGCACCCTCAAGCCCTCTAACACATACGGCGCTCGGTTAATGCCGCAGCCAGCGAGGTAAGTATGACCACCACGGTCGAACCCAAGAAGCGTGTCAGAGATCCAACTCTGACCGCAGCCACGACAAAGGAAGCTGAACAGACCATCTTCCCCGCCAGCGAAGCAAGAGCGAACTTCATGGAAGTGATCAGCCGTGTCCGATACGGACGCGAGCGCTTGGTGATCACCAACAAAGGCAAGCCCGCCGCCGCGCTGGTCACCATGGAAGACCTGGCTATTCTTCAGCTTCTGGATGACGTGGACATCCAGGAGATCCTCAATGAACGGCTCAAAACCCTCGAAACCACAGAAAGCATCGACTTCGACGACTACGACCGTCGCCGCTCCGCTCGCCGTTAGGCTGGCGATGCATCCCGCTCTGGAGAAGGACCTTGATGCTCTCTCCGACAAGCACTACAGGCAGGTCAAGGCGAAAATCGACGCCCTTCGCACCAATGCTCAGCCCGCTGACCGCCGCCCCATGACCGACTATCCCGGTGTGTACCGGATGGACTCAGGGGAATACCGCATCGGCTGGACCGAACATAAGACCGCCACCGAACATGTGCTGACGATCGTACTGGTGGACCGACGTAACGACAACCAGTTCTACAAGGCCATCAAGCGTCGCCTGCACCTCTGATATGTGGCATTTCGGAAGTCGCCTCCAGAACCAAGCTGGGGGCGTTTCTTACACCCCTGCGCTTGCGGACTAATTCGTGTATATCCCTGATATTCATTTTCCGGAAATACGGAAAACTTTCCGGAAGTCCGTAAACTTGTCCTGAAGGGGAGACAGACTCTACTCTGCCTGCATGAAAGTGTATGGAGTCACCAACGTGAAGGGCGGCGCGGGAAAAACGCACACAACCGTCCACTTAGCTTTCCAGGCCGCCGCGCATGGCCAGCGGGTTGCCGTCCTGGATCTCGACCCCACCCGGCAGAGCGTGAACTGGATTGAGGTAGCAGGTCTGGGCATTCCGGCGCTGCACATCGACATCAAGCAGGCGGACCTTGAGGCCTACATTGCCCAGCTGCGCGACGAGGGAGACTTCGACGCGATCTTCATCGACACTCCCGCGAACGACCGTGACGCCAGTCTGGAGACCCTGATGGTCAGCGACATCGCCATCATCCCCGTCGGCGTGGGCAGCAGCGACACCGGGATGCTGGGCACCACCGAGCGGCAGGTGAAGCGCGCCCTCCAGCTGCGCCCGGACCTGCGACCGTACATCCTGATCAACCGTGGCAAGTTCGCGCCTGCCCGCGAGCGCCAGACCGTCGAGGAGTGCGAGAAGACCGGCTTCCCGATCCTGGAAGCCCGGATCCCGCTGCGCGGCGACTACCAGGCGGCCGCCGGCAACCGACCCGATGGGCACCACTACGCCCAGGTGTGGCGGGAGCTGAACGCATGACCCTGAAATCACCACCCGCCAAGAAGGACAAGGCCAGCGGCCCGACCATGCTCGACAAGAACCGCGAGGTGGAAGCGCAGCAGGAAGCTCAGGCCGCGCTGGTCCTGCCACCGGAAGAGACCATCCCGACCGGGAAGTTCACGGTCAGCCCCATCCGCCTGGATGTCCTCGACGAGTTCGAAGAGGTGTACGGGAAGCTCAAGAAGCAGCGGCGCACGCTCAAGCGGTACCAGCTGGCGGAGGCGCTGCTGGCCAGCCTCGAAGACCCCGCCGTCCTCGCGGCCGTCATTCAGCGCCTGAAGTAAGCGTTGACGTGGCCGTCAACGCATGGCCCACTGGAGCACGCCCAAACCCCGCATCGTCATGTGCGGACGGATCCGCCGCGAGGTGTGGGAGGCGCTCGACGCGTTCGTCGAGGATGCTCAGCAGGACGGCATACCTCGACTCCAGCGGCACCACGGCAGAGCGCCGGAGTATGCCCCCTGGATTTTGGTCGGATTTTCGTCACACTAACAGTACGTAGAACGTTGATGGAGATATTGAAGCAGGATCGCCTCGTCTGACTAGGAGCAGCAGAGATGCCCCAATCCGCGAACTATCCCACGATCCGAGATCCCCGTACCGGTCGCCGCCGCCGGCTCCACCGGGTAGTTGCCGAAACGCTGCTGGGCCGTCCGTTGCTTGCCAGTGAAGTGGTGCATCACCGTGACGGCGACCGCACCAACAATGCTCCCAGTAACCTGATCGTCCTGCCCAGCCAGAGGTACCACGCGCACATCGAGTACCACCTCCGCTGTCAGCGGCGTGGGATGCCCTTCCTGTTCCCTGAACTCCTCATCGGCGTTCTGCAGGAACAACCAGGGACGCTGTTCGAGCACCTGTACTGACGACCACGTCGAATCTCTGGCCTCCGCCGGCGGCCCGCAGAGAGATCGGTGATGGAGATCTTCAAGTCAACTTCGCGTGACTTGCGACTGCTCAATGCTGGAGAGCGGGGGACCGGCGCCTGGACGTTTTTCGGTGGCAGATTCGGAGACCGAAGAGAAACCCCTGAACACTACGTTTTCACGCGTGATCAGGGGCCCAACACAGGGAATGGCTCCCAGTGTTGTAATCAGAATTTAAGGAGCGCGACTACACTCCCACGGTGGTATCGGCCGGACCGGATGTGAAGCGGTCACCCGGCACAGACGTCTGCTGAACTCCAGAGGAACGATCCCTGGGCAACAGACACCCCGAACACGGTGACAGGAAGAACCCAGAAGCAGGTGCCTCCAGCCAACTGGAAGTGATCCAGCAACTCGGGAAAGAAGTCGGAACACGGAACGCCAGAGGCGCCCTGCATCCTGCACTTGAAGTGATTCCTTCCAAACGGTGAACCGCACATCCACGGGGAAGGAAACGTCCACTCGTAGCCCCGCATGGAGAGCTTCTGCGGACTGGTCGCGTACCAGTCGAGTGGGGTGGGTGGTGCTTGTGATTCCAGCTGCCGAATCCGATGGTCTGGAGTCGGTGGCCGGTGCAGATTTGACCACACCCTGAGGAGGAGTCACCCTCTTCCTGATGCTGACGCTCTGGGGGCCAACCCGTTGCGTCCTGGTGCTCGGCACTGCTGTCCGTAAGTCCTCGCAGATGTTCCCAGTCATGCCTGCGGCATGACCTTTTACCGATGGCAGTTTTCGGCCTGGATGAACCAGTCGACAGGGCTCGATGCGCAACCGCATCTTGACCTGTTTGAACCTCCTCTCCGCCGCTCCCACTCCTGGCCGCCAGTCCCTGAAAAAGGACAGTGATGAATTGCCAGGAGCTTCCCACGTTAGCCATAGTTTCCGTCCACCGAAGTGGAGATGTCGCCCGATCAGCATCCAGGGACGATTCGCTGTGCAGTCAGTGGAAATTCCACCTTTAGCCCCGCAAATGTTCCGAACTCGGGGTTTACCCTCGTCCCTGTTGTCCACGTCTCTCGACGGCCCTGAACTGTCGCTCAGGTTCTGACCACGTGCATCCTCAACCCGAAGGTTGAACACCCTGAATCCGCGGTCCTCGCGGACGTGACTGGCTTGAGCTATCCGCCGATCTGCCCAGGTTGCCCCGTGCAGTACCACAGCACCCTTTGCGTGCCGGTCATCACCCGACATCACGCTGTTGCTGCTCATGCTGTTACCAGCATGCTGACGCCCACCAGCAGGGGGGAAGTTGCACCGTTCCCAGCGCCCCATCCCATCATCCCAAAATGGCCGGGTTGCGCGTGTCACCACGCGGCCCGTGTCCGTGTCGCCCAACATCTTTAACCGCTTGTGGGGATTAGGTAGAAGGAGGGAGTTGCACCCTCCAGCCCCTGTTGCAGCCGCGCCAGCGAGTTTTGCCCAGCACGCAGCTACGTCGGTTTGGTCATGGTGGCGAGCCATGCCCATGGTTGTCTGCGAGGACAGCACCATGGGATGAGCGTACGGCCTATGTGGCCCCAAATAGGAACATTCATTATATACATTGAAATTAGCCCGCTGGGACGCATTTTTTGAGTTTCCAAAAAGCTCAGGCTCAATGCTTGTACTTGGTTCAGAAGTGAAGATGGGTTGACTTTCAACCCACGCGTCATGGCGTTTGGCAGCCGTGGCCGACGCCTCAAGTGTGCGCATTTGCGGCGCGATACGCGTCGGTAAATCGAGAAACTCAACTGCACAGCATAACTGAGGTGTGCGATACCACACCACCGTTACCAGCGGCCTGCAGTGTATTGCCCGCCTCGCGCGGGCCTCCCCTCAGGTCGCCACCATCCAGGCCCCTCTCAGCAAGGCACTCCAGGTGGCTAAGCGGCAGGCAGACCGCTACCCGACGATCGGCGCGACCCATGGCACCCGGACTGCCCTAAGACGGGTAGAGATGCCTGCCGTGCAGCTGGTCATCCTGCCGCCGAACAAGGACACGATCACCCTGGTGCTGCTGTCCAACGTGGCGCCGGACGAACGGGAGCAGTGGCAGCTGGCCCTTGACCCGGATTGGCCCCTGCGCTGGCGCAATTACCAGCTGTCCACCGGTCCGACGGGCGCGATCACCTGGCGCCTCAGCGGCGCAATCAGGGAGCATTACCGCGTAAGGATCAACCGCCTCATCACGGGTCGTGGCGGCAGGCCAGGACCAGGGGAACGGCCGTACCAGTACCCACCCGAGACAGCCCGGACGCAAGTCCTGCTGCTCGCCGAGCATCTGCAGCGTTATCCGGGGCTGGCAGGGATACGCCGGGACGTCTACGAGTTGGCGCAGCACAGCACCCGCGTCTGGCGGAGCACGCATCCCGACCAGCCTTATCCGCACTGGCCGACCATGCCGTACCTGCCCTATCGACAGCCACAAACGGCCCCACTCTCGGATCTCAGGGAGATACCAAATGAGCAAAAAACGCACCGATAAGACCATGCTGGCGGACAAGATTGTGTACCTCGTGCGGGTGGGCTCACGCGAGTTTGACGTTGATGCTGCAAGCGCCGACGAGCTCGCAGACAAGCTGGCCCCGCTAGCGGGCCTCGAACTGGCGGAGATCACTCCTATCGCTCAAGCCATCTATGGCCGCGCAAAACGGTTCGATTTTGATTTTTGGAGCATTCGCCGCATCGGCATGCGGCGATTTGTAGCGGACGACGGGGCCCGACTTCCCGGCCAGCTGCCCCCCCGGAAAGGGCGCAAAACGGCGCCGACTGTCGAGGAGTGGGGGGCCGTGGAACTCCCGTCAGACGACATCAAGTTGCTTTGAAGTCCATCTAGCAGCAGTCGGTTCAGGTGGGTATGTGCATAGGCGCATACCCACCTGAACCGACTTTATTGTGCTTGACTGATCAGCAGTTTCCGGCCTAGGACGATGACCTTGCCCCTGTTTCCGGTGCCAGTCTGATTGCAAATCAAGCATAGATTGAGCCGCTCCTCACGTCGCCGGTCACGCGGTGCAGCGTGACGCGGAGGGCCCGCCCGCAACTAACCTCTCGGTTCGTTGGCCGTGTTCAAGCCGTGCTGGGAACAGAACTCTTCACATGACCGCTCCCGCCGGGGGCGTGAGGCGCAGCGCGGCAGATGCGCAGAACGCGGCCTCACCCGACGGGTAGCGTGCGGTATGGGTCGCCTTCGCACGCTCCGCACCGCGCGGCTCATTCAGTTCTGGTTCAACCTGATCTTCACCAGTCTCGGCGGCCTGGGCATCCTCGCGGCGGTGCTGATTCCGAACCTGCTGGCCGCGCGGCAGAAGGCGGTCGAGCTCGGCGGGGTGGCGCCCGGGGGGATCGGCTCAGCGGAACTCGGGCTGATCCTGCTGATTGGCGTACCGGCGCTGCTGGTCCTGCGGGGCCTGTCGCGCGGCCAGGACATGACGGTCCTGCGGGACCGCGTGCGGGGATGCGAGAAGGTCCTGACGCCCGTGGGGCCGCGGTCGGTCGGGGGGGGACGCGCGGTGCTTCCTCCCGGGTGAGCGGAAGGCCGCGTCGGTGATGCTTCTGCCCCCAGATGCGGAGGTGAGCACTCCGGATGAGGCGACGCGGATCGTTGACGACGTAATGCGCGAGGCGGGCCTGCTCGACCACACATCCGACCGGCAGCTGCGGGGGATGAAGGGGCTGGAGGTCACCGTGACGCTCGCCCGGCCACTCCCGGTGCTGCGGGTCGTGAACCGGTCGCGCTGCACGGTGGAGCAGGTGACCCTCCGGACACGCTGGCTCGGACGGGACCTGGGGGAGTCGAAGTACTGGACGGGCAGACTGGACCCTGGGGAGGCCATAGAGGGCACCGTGTCCATGCGGATCTTTCCGACAGACCCGCTCATCACCCTGGCCAGCGTGATGTTTCACGACGGGGACTGGCCGGACTCGGCGTGTGCGGCACCGTGACGCCGCTCCGCTGAACCGGGCGCTGCCTGAATCGGGGGACCAGGGCGCGCCGGTCCGGGGTGATGACCTGGCGCGCACGAGCGGCGGAGGTTCCGCTGGGTGTTGTGGTCGGGCGTGCTGCTCGCCTGCGGTTTCCCCTTTCCTCCAGGACCTGCCCATTCTGGTGGCAGGCGCCAGGGACCGCCTGAGGACAGGAACGCCGCGTCCCCTCCCATCCCGCACGCCGTCATGGGCTTGACGAGTTGCGACATCCGCCAGAGCTGGACTGGCAATGACGTCAATTTACAGGTCGTTGTAGAAGTTGTAGACCGCTTCCCTTGGGTCAAGG
It includes:
- a CDS encoding HNH endonuclease is translated as MPQSANYPTIRDPRTGRRRRLHRVVAETLLGRPLLASEVVHHRDGDRTNNAPSNLIVLPSQRYHAHIEYHLRCQRRGMPFLFPELLIGVLQEQPGTLFEHLY
- a CDS encoding type II toxin-antitoxin system Phd/YefM family antitoxin, whose product is MTTTVEPKKRVRDPTLTAATTKEAEQTIFPASEARANFMEVISRVRYGRERLVITNKGKPAAALVTMEDLAILQLLDDVDIQEILNERLKTLETTESIDFDDYDRRRSARR
- a CDS encoding ParA family protein, translated to MKVYGVTNVKGGAGKTHTTVHLAFQAAAHGQRVAVLDLDPTRQSVNWIEVAGLGIPALHIDIKQADLEAYIAQLRDEGDFDAIFIDTPANDRDASLETLMVSDIAIIPVGVGSSDTGMLGTTERQVKRALQLRPDLRPYILINRGKFAPARERQTVEECEKTGFPILEARIPLRGDYQAAAGNRPDGHHYAQVWRELNA
- a CDS encoding DUF1778 domain-containing protein — protein: MTATKEKTAKDARLEFRVPGRQKEIIESAANLQGVTVSDFLASVAHREAVKVIRDNAVIQLTHDQSVRFVEALLSPPAPNEALRNLMRSKAADRVH
- a CDS encoding GNAT family N-acetyltransferase, producing MPEESPVQFIPLNPAVHDRQGFSCGEPSLDTYLQRQATQDIKSRAAAAYVMTRVEEPARILGYYTLAATSVQLEGIPETKRKKLPRYPDVAASLIGRLALADDLKGQKLGGRLLGDALGRILAQSQEMGIAVVVVDALNDNARDFYLHYGFIPFGHSENRLFLPVETLAKAKT